A genomic window from Clostridium cylindrosporum DSM 605 includes:
- a CDS encoding DUF4190 domain-containing protein: protein MKKFNSKAITSLTISILSFVLPFIGIITAFIGFALSFISVKEIVDREEKGMGIAIAGRIISIIAICVQVLLIVGYVLFSNTPAISQSFKIIK from the coding sequence GTAAAGCGATAACTTCGCTGACGATAAGTATATTATCATTTGTTCTGCCATTCATTGGGATAATAACTGCATTTATAGGATTTGCTTTATCTTTTATATCTGTTAAAGAAATAGTTGATAGAGAAGAAAAGGGTATGGGTATAGCTATTGCAGGGAGGATTATAAGCATTATTGCTATATGTGTGCAGGTACTTCTTATAGTTGGATATGTATTATTTAGCAATACTCCTGCTATAAGTCAGTCTTTTAAAATAATTAAGTAA